From Micromonospora sp. NBC_01699, a single genomic window includes:
- a CDS encoding sensor histidine kinase: protein MASRIPRGSSANLRTKVVALLVSLTALWVFAAWVTLREGTNLLFAQALNSYVYQPSEPLLQGLQDERRLSLAYLGSARAARTEMDAARANTRGLAAEFRSSAESRQADIAGTSELKRRIGATVVQLDELNTIRAQVDSRTIDRGAAAAAYTAVVDGIFRVYDALGSLDDETIATQAAALIDLNRQYELISQEDALVTGILAAARITPAEYAEVTKLVGAQRFMGSKTVSDLESRDRARYDGMLAGDAFLRLRAAEDRLMLANRSGTAPPIQPADWPGVVEPALRQLHEVVVTGGDGIVERSTPGAIWVIVRIFLAAVLGAFAVVASVIVSVTTARALVAQLERLREAARTLANERLPGVVERLGRGEEVDVSAEAPPLDFGNDEIGQVGQAFNAVQETAIRTAVEQAELRRSVRDIFLSLARRTQALVHRQLILLDAMERRENDAEELEDLFRVDHLATRMRRNAENLIVLSGSKAGRAWRRNVPMVDVVRGAVAEVEDYTRVNVLPMGSVALAGRAVGDVIHLLAELIENGLSFSPPNTAVEVKGQMVANGFVVEIEDRGLGMSEEDLALANEQIVSQQEFNLANATRLGLYVVSRLTERHGVRAHLKESPYGGTTAVVLIPLGLVTDGGAEPDQRDTAPARPPADSVPTQVRVGATTVGGGPNQAPTPASSAAVPDRTDPPLPARSARPPLTTQRVDSLIPRQRSQAGPAQSPGAVAAPGVAPGDQPPPTPAETRDTGTGQTPSGLPVRVRQANLAKPLQQEDPGGTVEDDDAPRPPEQIRSMMSSYQLGTRRGRSEAARLTHEEARAQAAPADRDDNTPRDQPRT from the coding sequence ATGGCTTCCCGCATTCCTCGCGGCAGCAGCGCGAACCTACGTACCAAAGTGGTCGCACTCCTGGTGTCGCTGACCGCCCTGTGGGTGTTCGCCGCATGGGTGACCCTGCGCGAGGGAACGAACCTCCTGTTCGCCCAGGCGCTCAACAGCTACGTGTACCAGCCGAGCGAGCCCCTGCTACAGGGACTCCAGGACGAGCGCCGGCTGTCGCTGGCGTACCTGGGTTCGGCCAGGGCGGCCCGGACCGAGATGGACGCCGCGCGGGCGAACACCCGGGGCCTCGCGGCCGAGTTCCGCAGTTCCGCGGAGAGCCGGCAGGCCGACATCGCCGGCACCTCGGAACTCAAGCGTCGGATCGGCGCGACCGTCGTGCAGCTCGACGAGCTGAACACCATCCGGGCGCAGGTCGACTCCCGGACCATCGACCGGGGCGCGGCGGCGGCGGCCTACACCGCCGTGGTCGACGGGATCTTCCGGGTCTACGACGCCCTGGGCAGCCTCGACGACGAGACGATCGCGACCCAGGCCGCCGCCCTGATCGACCTCAACCGGCAGTACGAGCTGATCTCCCAGGAGGACGCGCTGGTCACCGGGATCCTGGCCGCCGCCAGGATCACCCCCGCCGAGTACGCCGAGGTCACTAAACTCGTCGGGGCGCAGCGCTTCATGGGCTCCAAGACCGTCAGCGACCTGGAGAGCCGCGACCGGGCCCGGTACGACGGGATGCTCGCCGGCGACGCGTTCCTGCGCCTGCGGGCCGCCGAGGACCGGCTGATGCTCGCGAACCGGAGCGGCACCGCGCCGCCGATCCAGCCGGCGGACTGGCCGGGTGTGGTCGAGCCGGCGCTGCGGCAGCTCCACGAGGTGGTGGTCACCGGCGGCGACGGCATCGTCGAGCGCAGCACACCGGGCGCCATCTGGGTGATCGTCCGCATCTTCCTCGCCGCCGTGCTGGGCGCCTTCGCCGTCGTCGCCTCGGTCATCGTCTCGGTGACCACGGCCCGTGCCCTGGTCGCCCAGCTCGAACGGCTGCGCGAGGCGGCCCGGACGCTGGCCAACGAGCGGCTGCCCGGCGTCGTCGAACGGCTCGGCCGGGGCGAGGAGGTGGACGTCTCCGCCGAGGCGCCGCCGCTGGACTTCGGCAACGACGAGATCGGCCAGGTGGGCCAGGCGTTCAACGCGGTCCAGGAGACCGCCATCCGGACCGCGGTCGAGCAGGCAGAACTGCGGCGCAGCGTACGGGACATCTTCCTCAGCCTCGCCCGGCGTACCCAGGCCCTGGTTCACCGTCAGCTCATCCTGCTCGACGCGATGGAGCGGCGGGAGAACGACGCCGAGGAGTTGGAGGACCTGTTCCGGGTCGACCACCTGGCCACCCGGATGCGGCGCAACGCCGAGAACCTGATCGTGCTCTCCGGCTCGAAGGCGGGGCGTGCCTGGCGTCGCAACGTGCCGATGGTCGACGTCGTACGCGGTGCGGTGGCCGAGGTGGAGGACTACACCCGGGTCAACGTGCTGCCCATGGGTTCGGTGGCCCTCGCCGGCCGGGCCGTCGGTGACGTGATCCACCTGCTGGCCGAGCTGATCGAGAACGGGCTGTCCTTCTCGCCCCCGAACACCGCGGTCGAGGTGAAGGGGCAGATGGTGGCGAACGGCTTCGTCGTCGAGATCGAGGATCGCGGCCTCGGCATGAGCGAGGAGGACCTCGCCCTGGCCAACGAGCAGATCGTCAGCCAGCAGGAGTTCAACCTCGCCAACGCCACCCGCCTGGGCCTGTACGTGGTCAGCCGGCTCACCGAGCGGCACGGCGTACGGGCCCACCTCAAGGAGTCGCCGTACGGCGGCACGACCGCGGTCGTGCTCATCCCGCTCGGCCTGGTGACCGACGGCGGCGCCGAGCCGGACCAGCGGGACACCGCCCCGGCCCGGCCGCCGGCCGACAGTGTGCCGACGCAGGTCCGGGTCGGTGCGACGACCGTGGGCGGGGGACCGAACCAGGCACCCACCCCGGCGTCGTCGGCGGCGGTTCCGGACCGGACCGATCCGCCGCTGCCGGCCCGGTCCGCACGGCCACCGCTGACCACCCAGCGGGTGGACAGCCTGATCCCGCGACAGCGTTCGCAGGCGGGTCCGGCGCAGTCACCCGGAGCGGTCGCCGCGCCCGGTGTTGCGCCGGGGGACCAGCCGCCGCCGACCCCGGCGGAAACCCGCGACACCGGTACGGGCCAGACCCCGTCCGGGTTGCCGGTACGGGTCCGGCAGGCCAACCTCGCCAAGCCGTTGCAGCAGGAGGATCCGGGCGGGACGGTCGAGGACGACGACGCCCCTCGACCGCCGGAGCAGATCCGCTCGATGATGAGTTCCTACCAGCTCGGCACCAGGCGCGGCCGCTCCGAGGCCGCCCGGCTGACGCACGAGGAGGCGCGGGCGCAGGCCGCTCCGGCTGACCGGGACGACAACACGCCCCGGGACCAGCCGCGTACGTGA
- a CDS encoding roadblock/LC7 domain-containing protein — translation MVHKTASSADLAWLLDDLVGRVKQAEHAIVLSVDGLLVARSKGLGRDDGEHLAAVAAGIQSLARGAGKRFGGGTVQQTIIEMQSQFMFVTAAGRGACLAVLADEDADVGLIAYEMAMLVTRAGKFLASPARESGPAASTGGEK, via the coding sequence GTGGTGCACAAAACAGCGTCGAGCGCCGACCTGGCCTGGCTGTTGGATGATCTGGTCGGCCGGGTCAAGCAGGCTGAGCATGCCATCGTCCTGTCCGTGGATGGCCTGCTGGTGGCCCGATCGAAGGGATTGGGCCGCGACGACGGCGAGCACCTGGCGGCGGTCGCGGCCGGGATCCAGAGCCTCGCCCGGGGCGCCGGGAAGCGGTTCGGCGGCGGCACCGTGCAGCAGACCATCATCGAGATGCAGTCCCAGTTCATGTTCGTCACCGCGGCGGGCCGGGGCGCGTGCCTGGCCGTACTCGCCGACGAGGACGCGGACGTGGGGCTGATCGCGTACGAGATGGCGATGCTGGTGACCCGGGCCGGGAAGTTCCTCGCCTCACCGGCCAGGGAGTCCGGCCCGGCGGCGTCGACCGGTGGAGAGAAGTAG